GGGTGGGTTCGCCGGTCTGCGGGTCCAGGCCGGGCAGGGACTCGCTGAACTGCTGCCAGCCGATCGCCACGGCGTACAGGTGCCGCAGGATGCGCAGGGTGGTGGGCTGGCTGTACGGCATGTGCTCGACCAGTCGGCCCAGTTGCGCGTCGAGGTCACGGCGGAACTCGGTGGCCAGTTCGGGGCGCACGTTGCGTTCCAGCACGGTGCCCAGCAGCACCAGCAGGCGGCGCAGCGGGGTCAGGGTCTCGCTGGAGTCCAGCAGGGCGTCGCTGACCTGGGCGGGCGTGCGGGGCTGGCGTTCCTGAAGGATCTCGGCGGTGCGGGTGATCCAGGCGTTCAGGTGCTCGCTGAGCAGCGCCAGGAACAGTTCTTCCTTGGTGTCGAAGTACAGATACAGCGTGCCCTTGGCCAGCCGGGCTTCGCGCGCCACCTGGTTCATGCTCAGGTCGGCGTAGGTGGTGGTCGTCCAGAGGCGTTCGGCCGCACGCAGGATGTCGTCGCGGCGGCGGTTCTTTTCTTCCGCGCTGCGGGCGCGGGCGGGGCGGGGGGCGTCAATGACCATCTGGACAGAAGATAGGCCCGCGCTGTGGCGGACGCTGTGAAGGTCTTCACGTATCCCCCCCCAGGGGATTGGAATCCACCCGAAATGAGCCTTTTTACGTCAAAGAATGCCCGTTGGTTAAGACCACGTGTAGGGATCGGCCCGCTACCCCGCCCGGCCTCTCCGTTCCCGTTCCGGCCTCCGACCCCCCCGAACAGCACGGGCGTCCATTCAATCGGAGTCCGTATGACCGCCCGCTGCACCCACAGGCAAATCGGTATGCTGTCCCGGACACCCGCCGCCCGGCACCCCAGCTCCCCTCTCACGATCGGATTCCCAGATGCCCACACCAGATTCCCCCACCCCGGCCCACCACACCCAGGCCCACCACACTCCAGGTCACGACACCCCAGGTCACGACACGGCCACTGCGCCCACGCTCCTGACCGGCAAGGCGCTGGCCGATCAGGTCACGCGCGACGTGAAGGCCGACCTGCGCGCCTGGACCTTCCGCCCGCACCTGGTCAGCGTGCTCGCCAGCGGCGACCCGGCCTCCCGCGTGTACGTGGACAGCAAGGCCCGCCGCGCCGAACGCCTGGGCGTGCAGTTCACCGCCCGCGACCTGGGCGACACCCTGACCGACGCCGCCCTGCACGCCACGCTGGACGAACTCTCCGCCGACCCCGGCGTGCACGGCATCATGCTGGAACTCCCGCTCGCGCCGGGCCTGGACGCCGACGCCGCCCTGCTGCGACTCGCGCCCCGCAAGGACGTCGAGGGCCTCAGCCCCGCCAACCTCGCCCTGATCGCCGCCGGACGTGAAGCCGAGGCACTCCTGCCGCCCACGCCACGGTCCATCCGGTTCCTGCTGCGCGCCGCGCTGGGCGACGACCTGCGCGGCCTGAACATCGCCGTGATCGGCCCCGGACGCACCGTGGGCCGCCCCCTGACCTTCATGCTGAACAACCGGGGCGCGACCGTCACCCTCTGCAACGAACACACCCGCGACCTGGGCCGCGTACTGGCGGGCATGGACGCCATCGTGGTCGCCGTGGGCCGCGCCGGACTGCTGCGCCCGGAACACGTGCAGCCGCACCACGTCGTGATCGACGCCGGCATCAACGTGCAACCCGGCGGGGTCGTCGGGGACGCCCTGCCGGACCTGCCGGTGCGCGCGCAATCACCCGTTCCGGGCGGCGTTGGCCCACTGACCAGCGCCCTGATGTACCAGAACCTCGTGCGCGCCGTGAAACTCCAGCGCGGCGAAGCAGTCGAGTGACGCTGCCCGCGCTGCGCGTGGCGTTCCTGACCGACGCGCCACGCGTGGCGGGCAGCGAGGTCTGGCTGCTGGACGTGCTGCCCCTCCTGCCCGCGCACGGCCTGAACCCCACGGTGTTCCTGCCGCGCGGCGAGGCGCTGGATGAACTCGCCCGGCGCTTCGGGGCGGCCGGGGTGCCCGCCACGCGGTACGACGACCTGAAGACCGTCACGGCTGACCTGAACAGCTTCGACCTGCGGGCCGTGCAGGCCTGGAACCCCGGCACGTACCGCGCGCTGGACGCCCTGCACGCGCCCCGCGTGGCCGTGGTGCACGATCAGCTGGACTACCACTACCCGGCCGGACTGAAGGGCTGGTACCGGCAGGTGTACCGCGCGACCAAACTGGGTGGCCTGCGCCGCGCCGACTCGGTCGTGACCGTCTCACGGTGGGGGCAGGCCTTCTTACAGAACGAGATGAACCTGCCCCGCGTGGGCGGCCTGACGAACGGCGTGAACCCGGACCGCTACCAGCCCGCCCTGCCCGCCGAACGCGCAGCGCTGCGCGCCCGCCTGGGCTTCAGTGGCTTCACGGTCCTCGTGCCGGGCCGGTTCGCGCCGGAAAAGAACCA
Above is a window of Deinococcus seoulensis DNA encoding:
- a CDS encoding glycosyltransferase family 4 protein, yielding MTLPALRVAFLTDAPRVAGSEVWLLDVLPLLPAHGLNPTVFLPRGEALDELARRFGAAGVPATRYDDLKTVTADLNSFDLRAVQAWNPGTYRALDALHAPRVAVVHDQLDYHYPAGLKGWYRQVYRATKLGGLRRADSVVTVSRWGQAFLQNEMNLPRVGGLTNGVNPDRYQPALPAERAALRARLGFSGFTVLVPGRFAPEKNQLAAVLAARHAPHLNFVFAGDMDSGVGSAARTLARALRLRNVTFLGRRWDLPDLYRAADALLQPTLAENQSLVTLEAMASGLPVVTTPIPAQAELIRDGVDGLLVPPAPHLLARALRAMAAHPDRTAQFGVQARQRVLERHTLTGTAAQVAALLRACLPD
- a CDS encoding TetR/AcrR family transcriptional regulator; the encoded protein is MVIDAPRPARARSAEEKNRRRDDILRAAERLWTTTTYADLSMNQVAREARLAKGTLYLYFDTKEELFLALLSEHLNAWITRTAEILQERQPRTPAQVSDALLDSSETLTPLRRLLVLLGTVLERNVRPELATEFRRDLDAQLGRLVEHMPYSQPTTLRILRHLYAVAIGWQQFSESLPGLDPQTGEPTQDAQWTFQSEFELALRSVVDHLAAQDTAAQ
- a CDS encoding bifunctional 5,10-methylenetetrahydrofolate dehydrogenase/5,10-methenyltetrahydrofolate cyclohydrolase, encoding MPTPDSPTPAHHTQAHHTPGHDTPGHDTATAPTLLTGKALADQVTRDVKADLRAWTFRPHLVSVLASGDPASRVYVDSKARRAERLGVQFTARDLGDTLTDAALHATLDELSADPGVHGIMLELPLAPGLDADAALLRLAPRKDVEGLSPANLALIAAGREAEALLPPTPRSIRFLLRAALGDDLRGLNIAVIGPGRTVGRPLTFMLNNRGATVTLCNEHTRDLGRVLAGMDAIVVAVGRAGLLRPEHVQPHHVVIDAGINVQPGGVVGDALPDLPVRAQSPVPGGVGPLTSALMYQNLVRAVKLQRGEAVE